The DNA sequence AGGCCAACCtattcaattataattaaacaaagaaattattCTGGCTCATCCATTTTCAAAGGTGcaagaaattattttcttggATTTCGAAATAATTCAGGAGAAGATTCTCAAACCAGCAATAACAACTCATCAATGCATTATGATTCAGTTGATGAACTGATTCCATATGTTCAATATCCATTATTTACAAAAGaacaattaaagaaaattgcTACggataaatttaatttacaaGTTGGACATGCATCATTTGGATATCATTCAGATTCAATTGTCCCCTCGATTAATTCATTGAGTGATTTAACTGATCCTACCCTGTTAAATAGTTTATTACCAAGAAGAAGACCTCAAGGATCACCTAGTGATACATTAAGTATTAAAGCTGGTGATGATACCATGTTAGTTTCCCCCACAGTAATAGCTGTTGCTGATGGAGTTAGTGGTTGGGAAAGTGATGGTATAACTTCATCTTCAGGTATTTGGTCAAGATCTATGGTGGAAACTTTTAGTCGATTAATGACagaatataaattaaatcatttccctcattatttaaatcaacGAGAtattcaagaaattttaGATGATTCTTATTTACATACTTCTCATTTAATggatttacaaaaattaaatggtTCATCTACATTAATTTTAGGGATGCTTAATggtgatttattatcaattataagTATTGGtgattcaaaaattttcattattagagatggaaaaataattttaacTAATGAAGAACAAACTAAAGCAGGATTATGTCCAGAACAAATAGGTACTCATACTTTAGATCATTTACCTTCAGATATTGCTTGGatcaaatcattcaaattaATGGAAGGTGATTATATTTTAATGTGTTCTGATGGTATTAGTGATAATTTATATGAATGggaaattttaaattatttaaatgattGGATTAATGCTAAACGTAATAATGTTAAAACTATTGCCAgcaaattattgattaaaGCTAAAGAAGTTGcatttgatgattatgCTTATACTCCttataatgaaaaagtCAATTCATTAAGTAACACAGGTAGTGGTGGAACTAATCATCAACATAGTCAAGGTGGTAAAGTTGATGATATGTCAGTGATTATTGCTAAagttgaattaaataaaaaagatggttctaaattgataatcaattaGAGATTGCTATTACCAGCAAATTTTTGCTAAATTAGGGAgagttattttttttttttttttgcattaaAAGTTATTCATATACACATACacttttggtttttggggtttgggatttttttttatataatgtTACTCTTGATATTTGGGTTTAGTTAGTTTTAAATAAAGGAAGAAatagagaaagaaagaaagtgCTTTCACTTGCTAAAAAGTACAtctactactaataataatatacatatataatgcataaattttaaaaataagCAACTCTTTCTATTAAATTATActtttctattttcaaattcctATTTGGttaaattgatgatatttctGAAAAATATTGTCTTAATATCAAAGCCAACATTTCTGGTAATTcttgaatatttttaacCACTAcataaaattcaaatggGAAAGAAtctaaatatttatcaactttTAAAATCATTCCTCCAGTGTTATTATCAGTTACATAACTCACTTGTTGCATATCcataattgattcatttttaCCAGTAGTAGAAGTGGTTATTccatcaataataacaaataccatcatgattttttcttctctaGCTTTTCTTACCATTCTTAATATAGTTTCATGATCTTCACATACTCCATCAgataaaataatttgtaattgccataaatcattattaccaCCATTAATAGTTGATTTTGCATCTTGgaatattttcaatgattcattacataataatttcatatCAGTTTTAGTTTGTTGGAAATCAAACCATTGGAAAATTTTCGCTCCCATTTCTtgagaattattaaatggtttattaaatgattgAACAACTTTAACATCTTCACCAAATCtaacaattgataatccACCACTTTCTAATTGACTTAATGCTTTAGAAACAAGTGCAATACTATGAAATGCCAATTCAGTGGATTTACTTTCACTCATTGATTTAGAATCATCAACTGCTATCatgatttgatattgtcTTTTCGATGGTTTGGTTCTTCTTAACCaaattttatcttttttgaaatcagAAGCAATATATGGAATAATTCGTTTCATATTTAATCTTTTCCCAGTTTTATAATCACCTCGTAATTTTGTCGCTAATGTAGGTTCTAAAATTAACCGTAATTGTTCACATAATCCTGAAGCTAATTCTTGAGTGGCCAATTCACTATTTTTCCATAATTTACGAGCAACTTCTAATTCAATTGGTGGggtattattaatttcatcaagTTCTATTGGTGATACATTCTCAGacatttcttcatcatccaattcttcttcttcttcttcttcttcctcgtcatcaatttcattggATTTCATCATATCTTCTAAATTATCAgtgatttttctttctcccATAAAGGCACTCTTTGCTTCACCTTCAAAATCACCATCAGGATTATCATCTTTAATTTCGCCCGATTCTAAATCATCCATTTCCTCTTCATTCTCCtcatctttttcttcctttatttcaatatcttcttGACCTTCATTCTCTTCCTCCTCATCATCAATGGctttatcttcatcaattgattgtaCTTGCTCTTTATCAGCTGCTCCTAAGGCTTGAGTATCAAAATCAGCATTCTCACCATCAACATGTTGAAATTCATCCGGTTTAATATTTGCtgaattttcttcttcattatctttctcttgttgttcttgtttaaTAACATCCAAAATTTCTTGTCGACGACGAtgaaattcttttaatgAATCTCctaattgttttaatgaTTCATTAGCTTTTTCACGAGCATCATCTTGTACAGatttatcttcttcttcttcctcagACTTTTGTTGGTTCTCTTGTTGATCCATTGAAGCAGCAGTTCCTGAGGCAccaatatcattattttcttccATAACTTGATTATCGGCACCTTCTCCTTTTTCTCCAGATTCTTGTTTTACAGCTGAATCCATATCAACATCTTCagtatcaatattattggCTCCTTCAATACCTTCTGCTGTTGGTTCTtgatcatcattatcattgtCATTTCCTccttcttcattttctgGTGAAGgtttttcattatcttcaCCAACAAgatcatcttcattttctGATTCCATGACATCTTCattgatttcattattaccattagaTTCGTTGTCAACATCATTTTCCTCAGGTTCTTCTTCaagttcttcttctctttcttcATTGGTTGGATccatttcttcatcttcttcaccGTTATCATTGGATTTTTCCTCATCATGTTCATCATCTTTcatttcaatatcatcatccaaATTATCATCGAATTTATCaccatcttcatcttcttcatcttctcctttcatttcatcatcatcatcattatctaaATTCATATCTTCAGGTAAATCTAATGTCTCAGTTTCAGGCACATGAtcttccaatttttcattctcatcttcattattcTTTACATCATCTTCTTGTTCACCAACATCTTTCTCATCATCTCCATCATCGCCTTCTTCCTGTTGTTCCtctttttcatcttcattacCTTCCttattgtcattattatctttaggtttagtttcattttcttcatcttccaTTGCTTccatttcatcatcattattattattggaattTTCTGGTAATTTATCTGAATCTTTCTCCTTTTTATCCTCTTTAACTTCTTCATCCCAcattttttcatcaatggCATTAGGatctaaatcatcaatatcatcaatttcttcatccaattcttcttcattatcgCTGTTCCccttttcttcatcatcatctttttcttgatctGATGCTTCTTCTAATTGTCCAGCCATATCACCTTCAATATCAACTGCATCATCatttccttcttcttcttctccttcatctttttctttattttcttcatttggTTGTTGAGCTTGTTCAGataaatcttcatcatcttcaacatCATTAGAATTATTTTGTGCCCCTTCTCCATCACCTAATCCAGTACCATCatgtaaattattattatcatctttTTGTTCATTTGGTGCCTCTGGAGTACAAAACCCTTTCGTTGCCAATGTATAAAGTGATGACGATAAGATAAATGTCGCTTTTGAAAgatcataataatttaatctAACTTTaccaaatattttcaaacataattggtaataatgattcaatATGGGGAAGGTGAATGAAGTTAATGCTGATatcaattttgatgattgttGATTATGTTCCACTAATgatatattttcaatacatttttgtaatttattaCCAATGGTTAATAAATGAAGATTTTTCATGTAATTGGTGATTTTATGTTGTGATAAAATTAAccaatcatcatcatctcgactaatttcttgattcttttcttgaatTTCCATGATTTTTTGAACAGCTActaaaattgatgttgtgaaaattctaaattctttttcaacattttcaataGTTTCCACACATGTTaaagaagttgaagatTCAATATTACCATTAGCATGTGAATTATTAGTTATCCAATTCAATATGGTATCTGCAACAAATGCAAGTTGTTTATGTTCTGATTTCCATTTTTCCAAtgttattatcaattcattaacgaatttagaaaaattttcaacatttCCAATTGTAATACTAGTGGATTGAACAACATTactttcatcattaatGGAATACACAAGctcatttaatttattctttaaCATATAAAACATGGCAACATTTGTATcattaaatccaaattttgtaattgattCCAAAGTCGTTATACCataatccaataatttAGGTAACCACATcttaataattctaatattatcaacattCAATTTAATGGAATCTTTTACACTAATAGGTGTCAATGTAgctgataaattattaagatTAGCCACAGTATGGAATCCATTATACCAAGAATTAAATGTAGCAATATTATCTGCTAATTTCTTAATTGGGACTCGATTAAcaattaatgaatgaatcaaattttcaGTAGCAGAAAGTCccttttctttatcaacTTGAGGAACTTCATCAGCATGAGCAGAAGTAGAACTACTAACTGCAGCTCTAAGTCTTGGTAATAAATCCaatattttaaagaaataacAGTCAGATCCTTGAGCAATAGTATTTTGGAAACTAACGGAATTGGCAATTATAAGATTGACTGATTTTTGTGTAGCAAGGATATCAGAACGGGAACTTGTTTTCAATCCTGATCGTCTAATTTCACGTAATGTGTCACtcaataattttcttttctggGTTTTCAATGCtgcaatcaattttttatttgattctttaaATTCTGATGGAgtttcttttcttaatCTTTCCATATCAGATACAACTTCATGAGCAAAGTCTAAGAAATTTGGCAATTGTTCTTGGGAAATCCTCTCAACATACACTTTCatattgttttcaatgaCATTTAGATTTTGAAGTCTCTTTGGTCTTTCAATCCAACTAGGAATCTCTTTAACAATTTGTATTTCATTACCTGTAACAATAGATTGAATTTGTGGTAATTTAACCAGATCTAATGTACCAGCTGATTCGGTGATCCCTTGTTCAATAATTGGTTGTACAGGAGTACCCAATACAGCACGATACTTTCTAACAATCTTATACAAATTATTATGTGAACGACGAGCACTTTGTTTCAATGCATCAATATTGACATCTTTCCAACTAGCCAATAAAATAACTTCAGTAATATCTTTTTCCAATCTCTTTTTAGAATCTTCAATAGTTGATAAAACCGTTGgttgaaattgatcat is a window from the Candida dubliniensis CD36 chromosome 4, complete sequence genome containing:
- a CDS encoding uncharacterized protein (conserved hypothetical protein), producing the protein MSSARKILLQSILTTSSKQLTTLTSIRPTYSIIIKQRNYSGSSIFKGARNYFLGFRNNSGEDSQTSNNNSSMHYDSVDESIPYVQYPLFTKEQLKKIATDKFNLQVGHASFGYHSDSIVPSINSLSDLTDPTSLNSLLPRRRPQGSPSDTLSIKAGDDTMLVSPTVIAVADGVSGWESDGITSSSGIWSRSMVETFSRLMTEYKLNHFPHYLNQRDIQEILDDSYLHTSHLMDLQKLNGSSTLILGMLNGDLLSIISIGDSKIFIIRDGKIILTNEEQTKAGLCPEQIGTHTLDHLPSDIAWIKSFKLMEGDYILMCSDGISDNLYEWEILNYLNDWINAKRNNVKTIASKLLIKAKEVAFDDYAYTPYNEKVNSLSNTGSGGTNHQHSQGGKVDDMSVIIAKVELNKKDGSKLIIN